In the Cololabis saira isolate AMF1-May2022 chromosome 7, fColSai1.1, whole genome shotgun sequence genome, one interval contains:
- the sh3tc2 gene encoding SH3 domain and tetratricopeptide repeat-containing protein 2 isoform X3, whose translation MTQGEDDNGPAAESGEGAVEHDSYWKKKEAFLRGSTVSLGEKFSSEIVLVFTGRRRSREDPDRALQESLRTRLRVVESNSKDVMQLFKDLSARLVSVHAEKDSFVLTFKTVEEIWKFSTYLSLGYVARCLENFLCDQSFWLDQELLRDLEINVTVDEEHLATLYLGLLLQEGSFFAKALSTRPEQDGEEEQLQFKKNDLLMVKDTGQEDMWEGTMLSTGLHGLVPVNAMQPLPFPFYQWFLRKYPGHAGCSPVEKEQHEHSIVTGSCVAAVDYSPAGADELQLSQGDIVEVQGLLLRGLAVFVGKHASTGRTGFVHKDHVKPLNIVPLDGQLLFLAEEEKAGLARVNPSSSEPGDGSLLERLFSSDISSVYRLDRLDETDFMYIRNRPKHDDKIFSTPRQSVVSEKSAGTLQHQFSTHTSVSHSSPNVSLYHSHNPLPREGERLSFTLEDTFRELDEFQEDPPLFLEENSWEGEESELSDPTLTLLNLQAFQEDLLPLYDLQYSFLWVTFSGKAEEDLSGHLESVRELCKRLGLHWAHRRACFLLGRLCARKMKLSQARVYYEEALSVNVDSFSDTPLLVSLFTNLTAVYLKQRMTDKLPLTLEKASALLLCLPGHNFTSTDEVELLQLLLRRAVVMGDKHLEARVCYLIATLFLLLRKFDDALPFVERLQFLSFTLSAPKGGPIAPLDLNWLLSGLYHRKYMPYLALASVSLDSRQDHSLPEAFQRIELFIRNSVRLNPCWKEGTSLLPAQIVVYLQQALAVAEQGDDVKTQRDLCLGLASIYQQYGALDRAVCCAQQAVDTGGHSNEEEGFEASVLLGWLLVLTGQAEKAQTVLLPLLTSLQSTDSPTQRGVIHNLLALCLRHQGRTREAGGHFYSALVISRESGNQRNQALALANLGCLALGAGASRVAESFLVRSLCLFLELWESPRRDETDEEHVQTYLWLGRSYKHSGRSQDVRECYEMGLLIALQARNLHSQMVVAKVLSRLYADMLLYGQSIVYYEHCVSVSRELKDKRLEGEYLEILSSLYLSLNTEKSSRKSLDYTKQSLRISIDLGKREEESETWLQVGRIYYLIQEDELADMYLQAAVKTALRMNDPHFAMSIYEETGDVYFKGHRNRMASLPFYRDGSLPFARSIRDVHSEYRLLSKLTELLMKHGEQEDALQYATLAVQIANQTGASLNERTAYHRLATIYYNLERYEMAENYYLKSLSLCPPFLQHPKEAHYYTKVYCRLGNLTLHKLKDAVDALGYFQLALAAALEDQTNPEALYVVYMKLAELHGNHIPDDELCQVYRGRAHSLKRVLAGGESSAAGEENVDITSGEAEESSEAHMGYEKSVVGGNFMLEDEKREAAPRTPTVSSESGGRCADRNLQDASRRRGHSHCLPETEGPFVDAFGSETDTTASRSYSDSILTESFDTAKEHISDCSSSTDTYQNPADGRDSELESDRSVPSQIPAKQPSDFTDARDTDSDVQDEQNTPTKEKDTRVDLNPKEEEKSETDSESDANTLRF comes from the exons ATGACTCAAG GTGAGGACGACAACGGCCCGGCTGCAGAATCAGGAGAAGGAGCGGTGGAGCATGACAGCTACTGGAAGAAGAAGGAGGCCTTCCTGAGAGGAAGTACCGTCTCCTTAGGAGAGAAGTTCTCTTCAG AAATTGTTCTGGTGTTCACCGGGCGGAGGCGGTCCAGAGAGGATCCGGATCGGGCCCTGCAGGAGTCGCTGCGCACACGACTGCGGGTGGTGGAGAGCAACAGCAAGGACGTCATGCAGTTGTTTAAA GACTTGTCTGCACGTTTGGTCTCCGTCCACGCGGAGAAGGACAGCTTTGTACTCACATTCAAGACTGTGGAGGAGATCTGGAAGTTTTCAACCTACCTGTCATTAG GCTACGTGGCCCGTTGCCTGGAGAACTTCCTGTGCGATCAGTCGTTCTGGCTGGACCAGGAGCTGCTCCGCGACTTGGAGATCAACGTCACGGTGGACGAGGAGCATCTGGCCACGCTCTACCTGGGTCTCCTGCTGCAAGAGG GATCTTTCTTTGCCAAGGCGCTGTCCACGAGACCCGAGCAGGACGGAGAAGAAGAGCAGCTGCAGTTCAAGAAGAACGACCTGCTGATGGTGAAGGACACGGGGCAGGAGGACATGTGGGAGGGGACCATGCTGTCCACGGGACTCCACGGCCTGGTCCCGGTCAACGCCATGCAGCCGCTGCCCTTCCCCTTTTATCA GTGGTTCCTGAGGAAGTATCCGGGCCATGCTGGATGTTCACCTGTAGAAAAGGAACAGCATGAACACTCTATCG TGACGGGTTCGTGTGTAGCAGCGGTGGACTACAGTCCGGCCGGGGCCGATGAGCTCCAGCTGAGCCAAGGGGACATCGTGGAGGTGCAAGGTCTGCTGCTCCGGGGCTTGGCCGTGTTCGTAGGAAAGCACGCTTCCACGGGACGCACCGGCTTTGTGCACAAGGACCATGTCAAACCTCTGAACATCGTACCCCT AGACGGACAGTTGCTGTTTCTGGCTGAGGAGGAGAAGGCCGGCCTGGCCCGGGTGAACCCGTCCAGCTCTGAGCCCGGCGACGGCAGCCTGCTGGAGAGACTCTTCTCGTCCGACATCAGCTCCGTGTACAGGCTAG ATAGACTGGATGAGACTGACTTCATGTACATCCGGAACCGTCCAAAACATG ACGATAAGATTTTTTCAACCCCCCGTCAGAGCGTGGTCTCAGAGAAGAGCGCAGGGACGCTCCAACACCAGTTCTCCACCCACACCTCCGTCTCTCACTCCTCTCCCAACGTGTCCCTCTATCACTCCCACAACCCTCTGCCGCGGGAGGGAGAGCGCCTGTCCTTTACTCTGGAGGACACCTTCAGAGAACTGGACGAGTTTCAGGAGGACCCGCCTCTCTTCCTGGAGGAGAACAGTTGGGAGGGCGAGGAATCTGAGCTCAGCGACCCGACGCTGACTCTGCTCAACCTCCAGGCCTTCCAG GAGGATCTCCTGCCCCTGTATGACCTGCAGTATTCCTTTCTGTGGGTGACCTTTAGTGGTAAGGCCGAGGAGGATCTGTCGGGACATCTTGAGAGTGTCAGGGAGCTTTGCAAGAGACTGGGCCTGCACTGGGCCCACCGCCGAGCATGCTTCCTCCTGGGCAGACTGTGCGCCAGGAAGATGAAGCTCTCCCAG GCCCGTGTTTACTACGAGGAGGCTTTGAGCGTTAACGTGGACAGTTTTTCCGACACGCCGCTCCTCGTGTCCCTCTTCACCAACCTCACAGCGGTTTACCTGAAGCAGCGCATGACAGACAAACTGCCCCTGACCCTGGAGAAGGCCAGCGCCCTGCTCCTCTGTCTTCCCGGCCACAACTTCACGTCCACGGAcgaggtggagctgctgcagctgctcctgagGAGGGCGGTGGTCATGGGGGACAAACACCTGGAGGCTCGCGTCTGCTACCTCATCGCCACGCTCTTCCTGCTCCTCAGGAAGTTTGATGATGCGCTTCCCTTCGTGGAGAGACTCCAGTTTCTCTCCTTCACTCTTTCTGCTCCCAAAGGGGGGCCGATCGCGCCGTTGGACCTCAACTGGCTCCTGAGCGGCCTCTATCACCGTAAATACATGCCGTACTTAGCACTGGCCTCCGTGAGCCTGGACTCCAGACAGGATCACTCTCTCCCCGAGGCCTTCCAGAGGATTGAGCTGTTTATCAGGAACTCGGTCCGCCTGAACCCTTGCTGGAAGGAGGGCACGTCCCTCCTCCCCGCTCAGATCGTGGTGTACCTGCAGCAGGCCCTGGCCGTGGCCGAGCAGGGCGACGACGTGAAGACTCAGAGAGACTTGTGTCTGGGCTTGGCCTCCATTTACCAGCAGTACGGGGCGCTGGACCGAGCGGTGTGCTGCGCTCAGCAGGCCGTGGACACGGGGGGCCACAGCAACGAGGAGGAGGGCTTTGAGGCCTCCGTGCTGCTGGGCTGGCTGCTGGTGCTGACGGGCCAGGCAGAGAAGGCTCAGACGGTCCTGCTGCCGCTGCTCACCTCACTCCAG AGCACAGACAGTCCCACTCAGCGAGGCGTGATCCATAACCTGCTGGCTCTGTGTCTGAGGCATCAGGGTCGCACCCGAGAGGCAGGCGGGCACTTCTACTCTGCCCTGGTCATCTCCAGGGAAAGTGGGAACCAGAGGAATCAGGCCCTGGCGCTGGCTAACCTGGGCTGCCTGGCTCTGGGCGCCGGGGCGTCCCGGGTGGCAGAAAGCTTCCTCGTCAG ATCTCTGTGCCTTTTCCTGGAGCTCTGGGAGAGCCCCCGGAGAGACGAGACGGACGAGGAGCACGTCCAGACCTACCTCTGGCTCGGGCGCAGCTACAAACACAGCGGGAGGAGTCAGGACGTCAGGGAGTGTTATGAAATGGGGCTTCTGATCGCGCTACAAGCCAGAAACTTGCACA GTCAGATGGTGGTGGCGAAGGTGCTGAGTCGTCTGTACGCAGACATGCTGCTCTACGGTCAGAGCATTGTTTACTACGAGCACTGCGTGTCGGTGTCCAGGGAGCTGAAGGACAAGAGGCTGGAGGGGGAGTACCTGGAAATCCTCAGCAGCCTCTACCTCTCACTCAACACAGAGAA ATCCTCTCGTAAGTCTCTCGACTACACCAAGCAGAGCCTGAGGATCTCTATCGACTTGGGCAAGAGAGAGGAGGAGTCGGAGACCTGGTTACAGGTGGGGCGGATATATTACCTCATCCAGGAGGACGAGCTGGCTGACATGTACCTGCAG gcagcagtgaagaCAGCCCTCAGGATGAATGACCCTCACTTTGCTATGAGCATCTACGAGGAGACGGGAGACGTCTACTTTAAAGGCCACAGAAACCGAATGGCGTCCCTGCCTTTCTACCGG GATGGAAGTCTGCCGTTTGCACGGAGCATCAGAGACGTCCACTCGGAGTATCGCTTGCTAAGCAAGCTGACGGAGCTGCTGATGAAACACGGCGAGCAGGAGGACGCGCTGCAGTACGCCACGCTGGCGGTGCAGATCGCCAACCAAACAG GAGCGAGCCTGAACGAGAGAACGGCCTACCATCGGCTGGCTACCATCTACTACAACTTGGAGCGGTATGAGATGGCAGAAAACTACTACCTGAAGTCCCTTTCGCTGTGTCCTCCCTTCCTGCAGCACCCCAAGGAGGCGCACTACTACACTAAGGTCTACTGCAGACTGGGGAACCTTACTTTGCACAAACTCAAG GATGCAGTTGATGCGCTGGGCTACTTCCAGCTGGCTCTGGCCGCTGCTCTCGAGGACCAAACGAACCCAGAGGCTCTGTATGTGGTGTACATGAAGCTGGCCGAGCTCCACGGCAACCACATCCCTGACGACGAGCTGTGCCAAGTTTACAGAGGCAGAGCCCACAGCTTGAAGAGAGTTCTGGCTGGCGGGGAGAGCTCTGCTGCCGGAGAGGAAAATGTGGACATCACATCTGGAGAGGCGGAGGAGAGCTCCGAGGCTCATATGGGTTACGAAAAAAGTGTGGTCGGGGGGAATTTTATGTTGGAAGATGAGAAGCGTGAAGCAGCTCCGAGAACCCCCACCGTCTCCTCAGAGTCAGGGGGCAGATGTGCAGACAGGAACCTGCAAGACGCCAGCAGGCGAAGAGGCCACAGCCACTGTCTCCCTGAGACGGAGGGTCCGTTCGTGGACGCGTTTGGCTCTGAGACAGACACCACGGCCAGTCGGTCGTACAGCGACAGTATTTTAACCGAGTCCTTCGACACAGCCAAGGAGCACATCTCagactgcagcagctccacggaCACCTACCAGAATCCAGCCGATGGGAGAGACTCTGAACTGGAGTCTGACCGCAGCGTGCCCAGTCAGATACCTGCTAAACAACCAAGTGACTTCACAGATGCCAGAGACACAGATTCGGATGTTCAGGATGAGCAAAACACCCCCACTAAAGAGAAAGACACTCGTGTAGATCTGAATccaaaagaggaagagaaatcCGAGACGGACAGTGAGTCCGACGCAAACACTTTGAGATTTTAA